From the genome of Nicotiana sylvestris chromosome 2, ASM39365v2, whole genome shotgun sequence, one region includes:
- the LOC104231015 gene encoding uncharacterized protein — MASTFSLKLIVSVVTLLFLIHFSSVCDAKRMLREENEKLFKVKKDDSASPSPDSTNIGGFPFPFNFPPFSDGIPNIPFNFPFPGFGSSGGLPGFGIPGTGGSDNNPFSFPIPGVPNVAVPPPAAAP, encoded by the coding sequence ATGGCTTCTACATTTTCTCTCAAATTGATTGTTAGTGTTGTCACTTTGCTTTTTTTAATTCACTTTTCCAGCGTTTGTGATGCTAAAAGGATGCTTAGGGAGGAAAATGAGAAGTTATTTAAGGTAAAAAAGGATGATTCAGCTTCTCCTTCTCCAGATTCAACAAACATTGGTGGATTTCCTTTTCCATTCAATTTTCCACCTTTTTCTGATGGAATTCCAAATATACCCTTCAATTTTCCATTTCCTGGCTTTGGATCATCAGGAGGATTGCCTGGTTTTGGAATTCCTGGTACTGGCGGTAGTGATAATAACCCATTTTCTTTTCCAATCCCTGGAGTTCCTAATGTTGCTGTTCCACCCCCAGCTGCCGCCCCTTAA